Proteins encoded by one window of Lutibacter sp. A64:
- a CDS encoding helix-turn-helix transcriptional regulator, with protein sequence MKNNIKVERAIHNITQAKLAEIIGVSRQTINAMELNKYVPSTVLALKISEIFKKPVNEIFFLEDGD encoded by the coding sequence ATGAAGAATAATATAAAAGTAGAACGTGCTATACATAATATAACTCAAGCCAAGCTTGCTGAAATTATAGGAGTAAGTAGGCAAACTATAAATGCTATGGAGTTAAATAAATATGTACCTTCAACGGTTTTGGCTTTAAAAATATCCGAAATTTTTAAAAAACCTGTGAACGAAATTTTCTTTTTGGAGGATGGAGATTAG
- a CDS encoding DinB family protein codes for MNSVHLNNSEYAPFYSDYIKALGQVDLQTILKSSLNDLIATLSQLSEEKLTYRYADGKWNIKELVQHIIDAERVLSYRALRFSRNDATNLPGFDEDWYVTYSNGSERNFKDILLEFTQVRNATISLFKSFTPEMFLMIGSANNSDITVRALGFIIAGHQIHHLNIIKEKYL; via the coding sequence ATGAATTCTGTACATTTAAATAACAGCGAATATGCACCATTTTATAGCGATTATATAAAAGCTTTAGGTCAAGTTGATTTACAAACAATTTTAAAATCTTCATTAAATGATTTAATTGCAACTCTTAGTCAGCTTTCTGAAGAAAAGCTAACCTATCGTTATGCTGATGGAAAATGGAACATAAAAGAATTAGTACAGCATATTATTGATGCAGAACGAGTTTTAAGCTATAGAGCTTTGCGTTTTTCAAGAAATGATGCTACTAATTTACCTGGTTTTGATGAAGATTGGTATGTAACTTATTCTAATGGAAGTGAACGTAATTTTAAGGACATACTCTTAGAATTTACTCAAGTTAGAAATGCCACAATTTCATTATTTAAAAGTTTTACACCAGAAATGTTTTTAATGATTGGCTCTGCAAATAATAGTGATATAACTGTTAGAGCACTAGGCTTTATTATTGCAGGACATCAAATACATCATTTAAATATTATTAAAGAAAAGTATCTATAA
- a CDS encoding phosphoenolpyruvate carboxylase codes for MHKQPKLTRFQENVLSKYQIYNSIFMTLPFDTITKTGVLLPLFHEICKDGFSKKLNPTEIVENFFKTYQQNPSEEEKINLLFRFIQYIERQVVLFDAIEDAAFPTVNNMDGVGTMRNSKEIAAQENKKEALKKYLEDFKVRIVLTAHPTQFYPGPVLGIITDLADAIEKNDLLLINKLLAQLGKTPFFKHEKPTPYDEAVSLIWYLENVFYHSVSDTYNYIQSNIFDGNKIPNQIIDLGFWPGGDRDGNPFVTTEITLNVAKRLKQTILKNYYRDIRILKKRLTFTGVENSINELEKLLFDNSVDPELGTMLSLTDFIAKLEEIKTIIVEKHQSLYLEEINNFINKVHLFGYHFATLDIRQDSRVHHNVFSEIVTTLQEHGNTEFPENYLDLSEDEQIEILSKVKGSIDPSIFENEMVSKTLGSIFAVKSIQKNNGERGANRYIISNNQKAVNVMETFAMFNLCGFNHNITADIIPLFETITDLENAESVMDKLYANKAYMAHLAERGHKQTIMLGFSDGTKDGGYLMANWAIFKAKESLTRISRAYGIKVIFFDGRGGPPARGGGKTHQFYASLGPTIENEEIQLTVQGQTISSNFGTQDAAQYNIEQLLSAGIANELFSNANNVMTESNIEIMDDLASLSYQAYSEFKNHPKFLPYLERMSTLKYYAKTNIGSRPSKRSSGDELNFADLRAIPFVGSWSQLKQNVPGFYGVGTALKKYENNGEFDKLIDFYNSSDFFKTLIGNSMMSLSKSFFGLTQYMEKDEEFGEFWKVIFKEYETTHRLILKLTGYSALMQGNEVGKASIDIREDIVLPLITIQQFALINIQKLQKSENTDPELLKIFEKMVTRSLFGNINASRNSA; via the coding sequence ATGCATAAGCAACCAAAATTAACACGGTTTCAAGAAAACGTACTGTCTAAATACCAGATATATAATAGTATATTTATGACACTTCCATTTGATACAATTACTAAAACAGGTGTACTATTACCACTGTTTCACGAAATATGTAAAGATGGATTTTCTAAGAAATTAAACCCTACAGAAATTGTAGAAAATTTCTTTAAAACCTACCAACAAAACCCTTCAGAAGAAGAAAAAATAAATCTGCTTTTCAGATTTATTCAATATATAGAACGTCAAGTTGTTTTATTTGATGCTATTGAAGATGCTGCATTTCCAACGGTAAACAATATGGATGGTGTTGGAACCATGCGAAACTCTAAAGAAATAGCTGCGCAAGAAAACAAAAAAGAAGCTTTAAAAAAATATTTAGAAGATTTTAAAGTTCGTATTGTTTTAACTGCACACCCAACACAATTTTATCCAGGTCCAGTATTAGGAATTATTACAGACTTGGCTGATGCAATTGAAAAAAACGATTTGCTTTTAATTAATAAATTATTAGCTCAATTAGGAAAAACACCATTTTTTAAACACGAAAAACCAACTCCTTACGACGAGGCAGTTAGTTTAATTTGGTATTTAGAAAACGTTTTTTACCACTCTGTTTCAGACACTTACAACTACATACAAAGTAATATTTTTGATGGTAATAAAATTCCTAACCAAATTATTGATTTAGGTTTTTGGCCAGGTGGTGACCGCGATGGAAATCCGTTTGTAACAACAGAAATTACATTAAATGTTGCCAAACGTTTAAAACAAACAATTTTAAAAAATTACTACAGAGATATTAGAATTTTAAAGAAACGTTTAACATTTACCGGTGTTGAAAATTCTATTAACGAATTAGAAAAATTGTTGTTCGACAATAGTGTAGACCCAGAGTTAGGAACTATGCTATCTTTAACAGATTTTATTGCTAAATTAGAAGAAATTAAAACTATTATTGTTGAAAAACATCAATCGTTATATCTAGAAGAAATTAATAACTTTATAAATAAAGTACATTTATTTGGTTACCATTTTGCAACATTAGATATTAGACAAGACAGTCGTGTACACCACAATGTTTTCTCAGAAATTGTAACTACCTTACAAGAACATGGAAATACAGAATTTCCAGAAAATTATTTAGATCTTTCTGAAGATGAACAAATAGAAATACTTTCTAAAGTTAAAGGTTCTATAGACCCTTCTATTTTTGAAAATGAAATGGTTTCTAAAACTTTAGGTTCTATTTTTGCCGTAAAATCCATTCAAAAAAACAATGGAGAACGTGGTGCAAATCGCTATATAATTAGCAATAATCAAAAAGCAGTAAATGTAATGGAAACATTTGCTATGTTTAATTTATGCGGATTTAATCATAATATTACTGCAGATATTATCCCACTTTTTGAAACTATCACAGATTTAGAAAATGCTGAAAGTGTTATGGATAAATTATATGCAAACAAAGCATATATGGCACATTTAGCAGAAAGAGGGCATAAACAAACCATTATGCTTGGTTTCTCTGACGGGACAAAAGATGGCGGTTATTTAATGGCAAACTGGGCTATATTTAAAGCTAAAGAAAGTCTTACAAGAATCTCTAGAGCATACGGCATTAAAGTAATATTTTTTGATGGTCGTGGTGGACCTCCAGCTCGTGGTGGTGGAAAAACACACCAATTTTACGCATCTTTAGGTCCAACTATAGAAAATGAAGAAATTCAATTAACCGTTCAAGGACAAACAATTAGCTCTAATTTTGGAACACAAGATGCTGCACAATATAATATAGAACAATTATTAAGTGCCGGTATTGCTAACGAATTATTTAGCAATGCTAACAATGTTATGACCGAAAGCAATATTGAAATTATGGATGACTTAGCTTCGTTAAGTTACCAAGCATATTCAGAATTTAAAAATCACCCTAAATTTTTACCATATTTAGAGCGCATGAGTACTTTAAAATATTATGCAAAAACTAATATTGGTAGTAGACCATCTAAACGTTCTAGTGGTGATGAATTAAACTTTGCAGATTTAAGAGCCATACCTTTTGTAGGTTCTTGGAGTCAGTTAAAACAAAATGTACCTGGTTTTTATGGAGTTGGAACTGCTTTAAAAAAGTATGAAAATAATGGAGAATTTGATAAACTAATTGATTTCTACAACAGTTCAGATTTCTTTAAAACATTAATAGGAAATAGTATGATGTCGCTTTCAAAATCATTTTTTGGGCTAACACAATACATGGAAAAAGATGAAGAATTTGGCGAGTTTTGGAAAGTAATTTTTAAAGAGTATGAAACTACGCATCGCTTAATTTTAAAACTAACTGGTTATTCTGCTTTAATGCAAGGAAACGAAGTTGGTAAAGCATCAATTGACATACGTGAAGATATTGTATTACCACTAATAACTATTCAACAATTTGCTTTAATCAATATTCAAAAATTGCAAAAAAGCGAAAATACTGATCCTGAATTATTGAAAATATTTGAAAAAATGGTTACACGTTCATTATTTGGAAATATAAATGCCAGTAGAAATTCTGCTTAA
- the tilS gene encoding tRNA lysidine(34) synthetase TilS, with the protein MKTALQAHINKNLAFLNGKKLLITISGGIDSVVLTHLMHSLEYPISLAHCNFQLRGKDSNKDELFVTELGKKLKIPCAVVKFDTENYAIEKGISTQMAARELRYNWFEKIMKENELDYIITAHHKDDIIETVLINLTRGTGLDGLTGIPEVNGPIVRPLLPFSRNDILIYATKNKIQWREDQSNSSIKYVRNKIRHKVVPFLKEINPNLLDSLNNTLENLRASQEIVQNCIENIKNDVSITTKNETHFNIEKLKQLSNPKIYLYELLKAYNFTEWNDVTALLDAQSGKQIFSETHRLLKDRDVLILSEIATIKKPITYKITKNTSKITVPIKLKFKNIDIPFDTKNHQNKVLEELIFNKPNTISIDCDKIQFPLIIRKWQKGDYFYPIGLNGKKKLSKFFKDEKMSLLEKENTWILCTLDNTIIWVIGKRLDERFKVTKTTSKLLKIKYKLV; encoded by the coding sequence ATGAAAACAGCTTTACAAGCACACATCAATAAAAATTTAGCATTTTTAAATGGTAAAAAACTATTGATTACTATATCTGGAGGTATAGACAGCGTAGTTTTAACACACCTAATGCATTCGCTAGAATATCCAATTTCTTTAGCACATTGCAACTTTCAATTACGCGGAAAAGATAGCAACAAAGATGAACTATTTGTAACTGAATTAGGAAAAAAATTAAAAATACCTTGTGCTGTTGTAAAATTTGACACCGAAAATTATGCTATAGAAAAGGGTATTTCAACACAAATGGCTGCGCGTGAATTACGCTATAATTGGTTTGAAAAAATCATGAAAGAAAATGAGTTGGATTATATAATTACAGCACATCATAAAGACGATATTATTGAAACTGTTTTAATAAACTTAACTCGAGGAACTGGTTTAGATGGTTTAACCGGAATACCAGAAGTTAATGGACCTATAGTACGCCCGTTACTCCCTTTTTCTAGAAATGATATTTTGATTTATGCTACTAAAAATAAAATTCAATGGCGGGAAGATCAAAGTAATTCTTCAATTAAATATGTTCGAAATAAAATTAGACACAAAGTAGTTCCCTTTTTAAAAGAAATAAATCCAAACTTATTAGATTCTTTAAATAACACTCTAGAAAATTTAAGAGCAAGCCAAGAAATTGTACAAAATTGTATAGAAAATATTAAAAATGATGTAAGTATTACAACTAAAAACGAAACTCATTTTAATATCGAAAAACTGAAACAATTAAGCAATCCTAAAATATATTTATACGAACTGCTAAAAGCATATAATTTTACAGAATGGAATGATGTAACTGCGTTATTAGATGCGCAAAGTGGTAAACAAATTTTTAGCGAAACACATAGATTACTTAAAGATAGAGATGTTTTAATTTTATCTGAAATTGCAACTATTAAAAAACCAATTACCTATAAAATTACTAAAAACACTTCAAAAATAACAGTTCCGATAAAGCTTAAATTTAAAAATATAGACATTCCTTTTGATACAAAAAATCATCAAAATAAAGTTTTAGAAGAATTAATTTTTAACAAACCCAATACTATCTCTATTGATTGTGATAAAATTCAATTTCCATTAATTATAAGAAAATGGCAAAAAGGAGATTACTTTTACCCTATTGGTTTAAATGGTAAAAAGAAACTTAGCAAATTTTTTAAAGATGAAAAAATGTCGTTGCTAGAAAAAGAAAATACATGGATTTTATGTACCTTAGACAATACAATAATTTGGGTAATTGGCAAACGACTAGACGAGCGCTTTAAAGTAACAAAGACCACTTCTAAATTATTAAAAATAAAATATAAATTAGTTTAA
- a CDS encoding anthranilate synthase component I family protein, with protein sequence MNRTSYQFQSENIAKLKTQLLFWAQQFKTAVWLDSNNYQQKHSNFDAVLAVDGFSEIKSSYKNAFNKLKEFQTTTNDYIFGYLSYDLKNDVENLTSNNFDNLHFPDLYFFQPKKLFFIKGNTVEIKYLNPFSSEIHSDLNEINLRKNNKQKLVNKKQLKIKLRIHKDEYFKKINSVLKHIHRGAIYETNFCQEFYCENAVIDPVEVYQNLNHISKPPFAAFLKLDTKFLLSASPERYLKKDGATVISQPIKGTAKRAISKQEDLNLITALENNPKERAENIMIVDLVRNDLSRAAIKGTVKVDELCKVYTFEQVHQLISTISCKVKPTVHPIDIIKNTFPMGSMTGAPKVSAMKIIEDLEVTKRGLYSGAVGYITPKGDFDFNVIIRSILYNKSNNYVSYSVGGAITAQSIPEKEYEECLLKAKAMKQVLLNIDSRKLKK encoded by the coding sequence ATGAATAGAACAAGTTATCAATTTCAATCAGAAAATATTGCTAAACTCAAAACACAATTGCTGTTTTGGGCGCAGCAATTTAAAACTGCTGTTTGGTTAGATAGTAACAACTATCAACAAAAACATTCAAATTTTGATGCTGTTTTGGCTGTAGATGGTTTTTCTGAAATTAAATCATCTTACAAGAACGCCTTCAATAAATTAAAAGAATTTCAAACCACTACAAACGATTATATTTTTGGTTATTTAAGTTACGATTTAAAAAATGATGTTGAAAATTTAACCTCTAATAATTTTGACAACCTACATTTTCCTGATTTATATTTTTTTCAACCTAAAAAATTATTCTTCATAAAAGGAAATACAGTTGAAATTAAATATTTGAATCCATTTTCTTCTGAAATTCATTCAGATTTAAATGAAATCAATCTACGAAAAAACAACAAGCAAAAACTAGTAAACAAAAAGCAATTAAAAATAAAGCTTCGCATTCATAAAGATGAATATTTTAAAAAAATAAATTCGGTATTAAAACATATACACCGAGGAGCTATTTATGAAACCAATTTTTGTCAGGAATTTTATTGTGAAAACGCAGTAATTGATCCGGTTGAAGTCTATCAAAATTTAAATCATATTTCTAAACCTCCTTTTGCAGCATTCTTAAAATTAGATACTAAATTTTTACTTTCTGCTTCGCCAGAACGTTATTTAAAAAAAGATGGAGCTACCGTAATTTCTCAACCTATAAAAGGAACCGCAAAAAGAGCAATTTCTAAACAAGAAGATTTAAATTTAATTACAGCTTTAGAAAACAACCCAAAAGAGCGTGCTGAAAACATTATGATTGTTGATTTGGTTAGAAACGATTTATCTCGTGCGGCAATTAAAGGAACCGTAAAAGTTGATGAATTATGCAAAGTTTATACTTTTGAACAAGTACATCAATTAATTTCAACTATTTCATGTAAAGTAAAACCAACCGTTCACCCTATTGATATTATAAAAAACACTTTTCCAATGGGAAGTATGACCGGAGCTCCAAAAGTTTCTGCAATGAAAATTATTGAAGATTTAGAAGTAACAAAACGCGGTTTATATTCAGGTGCTGTTGGGTATATTACACCAAAAGGAGATTTCGATTTTAATGTAATAATACGCAGTATTTTATATAATAAATCTAATAATTATGTTTCTTATTCTGTTGGAGGAGCAATTACCGCACAATCTATACCCGAAAAAGAGTATGAAGAATGCCTACTCAAAGCAAAAGCTATGAAACAAGTTTTATTAAACATAGATAGTCGAAAGTTGAAAAAGTAA
- the lpdA gene encoding dihydrolipoyl dehydrogenase: MNKYDVAIIGSGPGGYVAAIRCAQLGLKTVIIEKYNTLGGTCLNVGCIPSKALLDSSHHYYDATKHFATHGIETKGLEVNFKQMITRKNEVVSQTSGGINYLMDKNNIDTLQGVGSFKDATHITITKADGTSEEIEAAKTIIATGSKPSTLPFIEIDKKRVITSTEALSLTEIPKHLIVIGGGVIGLELGSVYSRLGSQVSVIEYMPTITPGMDAMLSKELQKSLKKQGIKFFTSHKVTSVVNNGDEVIVTADNKKGVPTEFKGDYTLISVGRKPYTEGLGLENVGIKTTDRGQIKTNDYLQTNISNIYAIGDVVKGAMLAHKAEEEGTMVAEIIAGQKPHIDYNLIPGVVYTWPEVAAVGKTEEQLKEAGVKYKTGSFAMRALGRARASMDLDGQIKVLADAETDEILGVHMIGARAADMIAEAVIAMEFRASSEDIARSSHAHPTFTEAFKEACLAVNDRAIHS, translated from the coding sequence ATGAATAAATATGATGTAGCCATTATAGGCTCTGGACCTGGAGGGTATGTTGCTGCAATACGTTGCGCACAATTAGGATTAAAAACTGTTATTATTGAAAAATATAATACTCTTGGCGGTACCTGTTTAAATGTAGGGTGTATCCCTTCAAAAGCATTGTTAGATTCATCGCACCATTATTATGATGCAACTAAGCATTTTGCAACACACGGTATAGAAACAAAAGGTTTAGAAGTGAATTTTAAACAAATGATTACACGAAAAAATGAAGTAGTTTCACAAACCTCTGGTGGTATCAATTATTTAATGGATAAAAATAACATTGACACACTACAAGGTGTTGGAAGTTTTAAAGATGCTACGCATATTACAATTACAAAAGCAGATGGTACCTCTGAAGAGATTGAAGCTGCAAAAACTATTATTGCTACAGGCTCAAAACCATCAACCTTACCATTTATTGAAATTGATAAAAAAAGAGTAATTACTTCTACCGAAGCTTTAAGTTTAACCGAAATACCAAAACATTTAATTGTTATTGGTGGTGGTGTAATAGGTTTAGAACTTGGTTCTGTTTACAGCCGTTTAGGTTCGCAAGTTTCAGTTATTGAATATATGCCAACTATTACTCCTGGTATGGATGCAATGCTATCAAAAGAATTGCAAAAATCCTTAAAAAAACAAGGAATTAAATTCTTTACAAGTCATAAAGTAACTTCAGTTGTAAACAATGGAGATGAAGTTATTGTTACTGCCGACAACAAAAAAGGTGTCCCAACCGAATTTAAAGGAGATTACACCTTAATTTCTGTAGGTAGAAAACCTTATACTGAAGGATTGGGATTAGAAAACGTAGGTATTAAAACTACTGATCGTGGACAAATTAAAACCAACGATTATTTACAAACAAATATTTCTAATATATATGCTATTGGTGATGTTGTAAAAGGCGCCATGTTAGCTCACAAAGCTGAAGAAGAAGGAACTATGGTTGCAGAAATAATTGCAGGTCAAAAACCACATATAGATTATAACTTAATACCAGGTGTTGTGTATACTTGGCCAGAGGTTGCTGCAGTTGGTAAAACTGAAGAGCAATTAAAAGAAGCTGGTGTAAAATACAAAACTGGTTCTTTTGCAATGCGCGCTTTAGGTAGAGCAAGAGCAAGTATGGATTTAGATGGACAAATAAAAGTATTAGCTGATGCTGAAACTGACGAAATTTTAGGAGTTCATATGATTGGTGCTAGAGCAGCAGATATGATTGCTGAAGCAGTTATCGCTATGGAGTTTAGAGCATCTAGTGAAGATATTGCACGTTCATCACATGCACACCCAACGTTTACCGAAGCTTTTAAAGAAGCTTGTTTAGCTGTAAATGATAGAGCAATACATAGTTGA